From the Psychrobacter sp. P11F6 genome, the window TTCATAGTAGGCAAGGCCAAGATCATAGGTCTCAGCAGGAGTGCTTTGATTTGATAGTACTGGTGCGTTTGATGATTCAGCTGAACAAGCGGAAACGATTAATATATTTGATAATAAAGTAGCTAATAGTAAAGACTGAATGAGAGTAGTAGTTTTTCTTTGGTACATTAAAACCTCGTTAGAAAATGCTATTGAACAGGCTGATTCGGACTCACTTGCTCATAAGTTTTACCTTCTGCTACAGGTATACAATCGACCTCTTTTTGCGATTGGTCAATCAAGACATGGTTTCAAAATTGAAACATCAGCTGAGTCACCTTCAAAATCAAGTTTCTGATTTAAACATTCAATTTTGCTAATCAACTGTTGTTCTTGTTCTTTACTTAGACTCTGTTCATCGTTGTAGTCTTTCTTAGGGTAGCGGTTGAAATCAAGTGCTAAACCATATTCTCTTCTAATAATATACTGCAAGTAATCTAACTGAAAATTTTTTCTTCTTATGTCTTCTGGTAAATCATTACTATCACAATCACATATAGTTTCATACCTATTTAGAATATGAAGTACCTGTGCGTCACCAGCTTTTACTAGTATTTTAGGCGAAGGATAGTAAATAGAAGCCGTACTATATCTATTCCATGCTGTACCATAGTTCTGCTGAGCAAACTCAATGTCTCCCTTTTTTTCAAGATTAAGCAAAAATTGATAGCTTTCTTCTTTTTTAGCGAGGCTTTTAGGAGCTTTCCATCCATCAACGACATGACGTAAAATGGCTTCAGAATCTTCATATTCGTAAACTGTCGAATTTTCTGATGATGAGAGCTCGCTGTCTATTATGGACTTGTCATGGTCTTGAGAAACAATACGTGTCTGCTCATGATCAATATCATCATTAGAGGTACATGAGGCAAGCGTTATTAGTACGCATAAAGTGAAGGCGACTTTTATCATTATATTTTCCTAATTATCAGCTTGCCTACGTATCTTAGATCAGTTCGACGATGACTTATTAAATAATCGTATATTTGATTCCATAACTTAAGATCTAGTACAGTAACGCAACCTTCAGAGATAGCACCTACATGTACGTAACGGTTATTAGTCTGATATTCTATAGGGAACCATACTTGATGACACTTTAAAGCAGGGTACGCAGGTTTATATTGTTCTGTATACTCTTTATCATGAGGAACATCAGGGACTAATATATTGTATGTTCCCTCGGGCAAAGGATTCAGTGAATCAGCTCCTATAGTAGTTAACGAAACGGTTGCTGTATTTCCCGTAAAACTTAAACGTGCAGGAATTTGCCTGATATCTTTACGAATTACAGAATATATGGTACGTTCTTTGCCCGAATATATAACTTCTATCACAGCACCAGAAGAGGATATGGTAGGTTTTTCTCCTGAAAGGTATAGCTTCGCATTTCCATCAGTAAGTGAAGCTAACTTACCCTTAAAACTCCCATCCATTATTCTAAAGTAAGTTCTTCCTTCTTTACTGTTAGTAATCTGAATTTTTGTTCTTTCACAAAGAGATGCAGATTTTGAATTATCCAATCTAACACGAAGCCAGCCACTATCAGTCCCGTCACTTTCTTTAGTGGATTTAATAAATCTTACTGGACTTACCTGCTGTCTAGAACCAGTATTAGTATTAGTCTTTGCTCTAATACCTAAAGTTTTTAAAAGCCCATCCATAATCAATCCCTACTTAAAATATTAAATAAAAATAATATCTATACTTTTTCCGATGTCAGTACTTACGCGTTTAGTCAAGCCTTCTGAATCGGTTGTACCAGTAGCCAAAACTTCTTGCGTTTCAGTGTCAAGAACTTGATAGTCCACGTTAGATATAGGTTGATCATTTTCGTCTAAAACTTGAAATTGTTCGTCATATTGTTCTTCGGAGGAATTACTCATATCCGACTTCGCAAACTGCAAAGGCGCTGCCTGCGCAATATTACCGACATCAAAACCCGACTCCGCAAATGACTGCTGACTAGCAATCAACTTCGCGCCGCAGCTGGTCACATCACCGCCACGTGCAATAGGCGCACCATCGACAATAAAGGAGGCATCACCACTAACAATAGTGGTGACCTTTTTGCATTTTTTACAGATGACTTTATCGCCTTTACGCGCGACAGGGATACCGTTATGAGTGGTGTGCGCTGAGCCGGAGATGACCGTCCCACCGTGAGAGGTCTTTGCGCCGACGGTGATATAGGCTGCCATAGTGCTACCTTGCTTAAACGTTTAAAGTTTGGACTTTTATAGCGGAACTATTATTTGCCTGACATTATAGATGGCTAAAGCGTAAAATATCAAACTTAAGTTTGTCTAAGGGTGTGACCTAGACAGCAAGCCTAATCTGTACAAAGTATAAAGGCGATTGAAATATTGACGTCAATAAGAAATTGAGACTCTTTACTAATTATCAATAACAAGCAAAAATCTAACCTTCCATCTCACTAGTCAGCCATTTAGACACGTCATCAATTTGTACTGCCAACTCAGGATGTGCTTTGCATAACTCGTCAAACTTAGCTTTAATCTCATGTTTGTCATATTTAATACCTGTCAATATGTCTTTTAATAGGTCAATTAATTCAACGTTTAGCGCATCAGAGAAGATAACCACATCGCGTATCACTGCTTGCTTCACATCAAGGTGCAAATCAATGATGCCCCAATCAAAGCGCGTCTCGATGTGATGAGTGAATTCAGGGGTTTTACCGAAGCGCCAATCCCAATCCGCCATTTGCTGATAATATTTATTGAGTGTCGGCTGCTGCGCGAGACTGGCTTCATCCAATTCTTCGACTGGCGTATTGTCGCCATAATCTTTGTCGCGATAGTATTCGCAAAACGCCTCGATAATCGCCTCAGATAACGTTTCGTGATTAATAGTATCGTTAAATTCTACTAAGTTTGCCACGCGAGCACGCACAGACTTGATACCTTTTGCTTTCAGCTTAAGCGGATGCGGATTGAGATACTCACCAAGCTTTTGCATATTAGCGTTCACCAGTAACGTACCATGATGAAAGCTACGATCGGTGGCATGTTTAAAGGCGCTACCTGATATTTTCTTATCACCGACTTGCATGTCATTACGACCAGATAAATCCGCGTCTATGCCCAATTTTTTTAGTGCATTAATAATGATGGTAAAGTTCGCTTCTTGATCGTAGTCATCTTTGGGTGATAAAAAGGTAAAGTTGGTATTGCCCAAATCATGAAACACCGCGCCACCGCCACTCTGCCGCCGCGCCAAAAATACATCATCGGCTTCCATCTTATCGATTTTGCATTCTACCCATGGGTTTTGCGAGCGCCCAATGACCACGGTCTCGCTATTGCGCCATAAGAATAGCGTGTGCGAGTCGGGATTGAGGGTGTTAAATATCCAATCCTCGGTCGCGAGGTTAAACCAAGGGTTGGTCACGGCAGATTTTAAGATGCGCAGTTTCATTAGTTATCCTTTTTATTATGGAAATTCTTATTAATAGGGGTATTGTTGCCGATACAGGGGTTTAATTCAATGGGGGTGTGATAGGGAAGAGGGTTTGAATATTTTGGTAGAGTGGGGTATTTTGATTAGATTTTAAGAAGAAGGTTTTTTAAGGAATGATTAGTTGTTGGAGCTGATCCTGCTATGCGCTTGTATCTAACTTGTCGATGGCGTGCGAACTGGTTTGTCTGGTGGCGTTCCAACATTCGAGCGACCACCTCCAGCCATAGTCCGCATCGCCATCGTCGGCGTCAGGATACCGCTGCTATCAGGGCTAGCGGTGAGATCTGCTAACTTCTATAAATCTATCGTGATTGAAGTTATGTTTATTCGTGATAACTAATAGATTTACGTTTTGGCCTATAGAATTACGAATAATGAAAAGCTAGGCAAGATGCCCAGCCTAAGATTTATATTTATAAACTATTTGAAATTAGACTAAGAGAAATAAATTTTAATAATCTGGATATAAATACAGCTATATAAATGTACATTATGTAGCTGTATTTATGTTTTCTTGTACTCCTTATAGGATTCGAGCTTGTATTTTTCAAGTGAATCAAGTATCACTTTAGATGCTTTGCTCTTAGATATATTTTTGTTATCGTTAGTTTTTATATCAGTAACATTAATATTTAAGGTCAATTCACTACCATCTAAAAGATCTTTCCGACTGCTAAACTCATATTCTATTTCGCAATTAGCGTTAAAGTCATCACCTTCAAAATAATAACTACAAGTAATACCAAACATAAGGATATAATCGAGATAGTTGCTTTCCTTAATAAAGAAAGTATTATGAAGCTCTTTACCTGATAATCTTGAATTTTCAATTTTATCTCTCATCCATTTTATTTCATCTGGAGGGTTAGAGATGTCATCATCAGGACATATTTGCACATTTTTAGTATCTTTGAATATGAGGCTTGTATATAGTACTTTCTGAGATAATTGTAAAAGAAATAAAATTCTATTTTTATTGTCAAAGTCATAGAATTTTATATTTATAATCTCTGCATTCTTATCTATTTTACCCTCATTTTTAAAATGTTTAATTATATCTTTAGTTAATATATTGATAAATTTTAGTGTCTCTTTCGAGGTGTGATTTATATTTATGTTAACTTGCATTTCTTGACCACATTTTTTGAGTTCAAGACGACCAAAGTGATGCGTTATATTTTCACCTAAGTTTTTTGTTAAATCTTTACGTTCAATTTCGAAATCTAATGCAATGCAATTAGGGTCGTTTTCAATAGCCACAAAATAAGGCTGAGAGACTAAATTACAAGTTCCAAAATCATCTTCTAAAAGATTGCTATAGTCAAAGTTATCGGGAATCGAGTCAATTAACGAATCTTCTGATTGCCATGAAATGCTTCTATTCTTAGATTTTAACTGGCTTTCACTTGATTTATAAGAGTCTGCTAATTGATTATATTCATTTGGTGAAATCCCTGTTTTTATAATTATGGGAGCGATAATTTTTTTGAACTTGAGCTAGTAAATACACCTCTTTGTCTTAGAATTTTCTTCAAGTTAGATTCTGTAATATATGAATTACCTATTATCTGTCTTAAGTAATCATTAGTAGGAACAATGTGATTTTCCATTATGTATTTAAACTCCTAAAATCTGGCTTGAAATTCTTGACGCTAGTTGTATTTGTTACATCTAATTCTCTGAGGGCAGAGTTGATAGATTTTGAATGTTCAGACTCTATGTAATCCGGAAATAAGAATAAAAACTCACAATTTAGTCCGTTAGTATATTCTTTAGCAATATATAAAAGCTGTTTAAACTCAACAGAATCATAGTTAGCTGTTGTAGCCAAACAAAATATATCTACCTGATCTTTACCTTGCTTTAAAAGTAGAGGTAATATAGGTGAGTTCAAATATTCCACAGGTAGTTTTTTTCCAAATCTTTCACCTGAGTTATCAAAATTTAGAGCAGTATCAGGATAATAAAAATTTATATCTGAGTTACTGTGACTTGATCCAATAAATTTTAAAACGTCAAATATAAAGTTCATGCGTTTATTGTCGACAAGATAGATTGTATCAAAGCTCAATTGTTTATCTAAAATAACGTTTTCTACTTTAGATGTAACTTCAGAATCAGAGTTCTCACTAGTTATCCAAAGTAAGACGCCTACATCTCTTATGTTCCTATATCTTTTGTGAATACCTAGATGTTCCTGTTTAACATCAGAGTGTCTATAGCATTCTACTGTCTGAGCCAAATCTTTGAAATGTTCTTTAAAAATGTTTTGTGGAGAGTTAGGGTAAGGTTTGGATGTATGTTTCACAGATATTATTATGTTTTGAAGAGTATCACTCTCTAAAGGAGAAATATAATTATAGGATAAGTCTATGCCGTGAGTTTTCCTTCCATTTTTAGCTTCAGGTCTTTTATGCTCTTTTGAATGGATGCATGCCAACTGCTCATTACTATTTGGATTTCCCCACCCAATAATTTTCAAAAAGTTTTTGGCTATTCTTTCTCCTTCTTCACCAATTTCCTTTGACTGTTCACCTGCCATTCTAATTTCCTCTATTTCATGGTTAATATAAACGATTCTAGCATAGTTAAACTTATGTTTAAGATTCATAATATAGAAAATTCTAAAAGCCATAAAAAAACGCTCCTAAAGAGCGTTTTTCGTACTTCTAAATTCTACAATTTCAACAACCTATCCAAAATCTTCCTTCAATATAGCCACCATATTTCGTTCGGCAAGTCCTGTGATAAACACATATGGATTCACGCCAGCGCTACCAGGGATTAACGCGCCGTCTTGCACGTAGATATTCTCGTGCCCTTTGACGCGTCCAAATTCATCAGTCGCTTTGCCAAGTACGCAGCCGCCAAGTGGGTGATAGCAGAAGTTATCGCCGAAGCCTTTGGTAAACAGCAAACTTGAAGTTGAGCCACCATTTACTTTGGCGAGTTTTTCGATCAGCTCTTTAGCAGCATTTACGGAATAGTCGTTTTGTTCACGTTTCCAATTGAGTTTGACGGTTTTTGAGGTTTTATCATAGTAATAGTTGCCGCGTTCGGGATTGTCAGTGATGGCGAGATATAGCGTTGTCCACGTTTCAAGTCCCAATGGTAAGGGCGCAAGTTCGGCAAAGATTTTGTACTTCGAGCCGTCTCTATCGCCGTCCCACATATTGATGCCTTTGACCGGAATGGTAGATTGTGTGGTGCCAGCAGCATGGACGAAATTGCGTCCCGTCATGATGTTACCGTTGGGTCCCCAATGTTTGCCGATGTGTTCGTTTAGGTTGTTTAGCCTCCCTTCGGCTTGGCTTTTTAATAGTAGCTCTGAGGTGCCCGTACTGCCAGCATTAAGGAAGAGCTTATCGCAGGTATAATGCTCAACTTTATCCACACCGCCAGTCTTATTGATAACATGGACTTCTAAACGCAGTTGGTCGTTATCAAGCGCTTGAATAGTATTAACTTTGCGCAAGGTTTTGACCGTGACATTGCCCGTGGCTTCAGCGTCTTTTAGGTAGGTTAAATCCAATGAAAATTTGCCCGCATTGTTGCCATAGATGACTTCA encodes:
- a CDS encoding PAAR domain-containing protein, producing the protein MAAYITVGAKTSHGGTVISGSAHTTHNGIPVARKGDKVICKKCKKVTTIVSGDASFIVDGAPIARGGDVTSCGAKLIASQQSFAESGFDVGNIAQAAPLQFAKSDMSNSSEEQYDEQFQVLDENDQPISNVDYQVLDTETQEVLATGTTDSEGLTKRVSTDIGKSIDIIFI
- a CDS encoding lipoate--protein ligase; the encoded protein is MKLRILKSAVTNPWFNLATEDWIFNTLNPDSHTLFLWRNSETVVIGRSQNPWVECKIDKMEADDVFLARRQSGGGAVFHDLGNTNFTFLSPKDDYDQEANFTIIINALKKLGIDADLSGRNDMQVGDKKISGSAFKHATDRSFHHGTLLVNANMQKLGEYLNPHPLKLKAKGIKSVRARVANLVEFNDTINHETLSEAIIEAFCEYYRDKDYGDNTPVEELDEASLAQQPTLNKYYQQMADWDWRFGKTPEFTHHIETRFDWGIIDLHLDVKQAVIRDVVIFSDALNVELIDLLKDILTGIKYDKHEIKAKFDELCKAHPELAVQIDDVSKWLTSEMEG
- a CDS encoding GMC oxidoreductase is translated as MQRRQLIKAMGLSLGAISTSAAVSGCQTLAKQPKLPSKITQAGHFPNIIVGSGYGGAVSALRLSEKGHKVLILEMGMRWDRSSKHDTFCKMISADKRSSWFSNMPNAPIPIPIPIKKYPGVLDLIEYEDMKVFAGRAYGGGSIVNGAIAIQPRRSHFEETFPWIDADEMYDTYFPRAMRELKVSQIPESFFNQSEHYEFTRSAERQASRAGLKTEFFGNSYDFDYMQKEARGEVYKSALGGEVIYGNNAGKFSLDLTYLKDAEATGNVTVKTLRKVNTIQALDNDQLRLEVHVINKTGGVDKVEHYTCDKLFLNAGSTGTSELLLKSQAEGRLNNLNEHIGKHWGPNGNIMTGRNFVHAAGTTQSTIPVKGINMWDGDRDGSKYKIFAELAPLPLGLETWTTLYLAITDNPERGNYYYDKTSKTVKLNWKREQNDYSVNAAKELIEKLAKVNGGSTSSLLFTKGFGDNFCYHPLGGCVLGKATDEFGRVKGHENIYVQDGALIPGSAGVNPYVFITGLAERNMVAILKEDFG